A window of Solanum stenotomum isolate F172 chromosome 3, ASM1918654v1, whole genome shotgun sequence contains these coding sequences:
- the LOC125857419 gene encoding DNA-directed RNA polymerase V subunit 7-like, with protein sequence MLQKAIVIRLMDDFAAKKASKNLGYFMALTTLERIGEGKVREHTGDVLFPVEFSCVTFKIFRGEILEGVVDKILKHGVFLRSGPTDKVYLSHQKMADYKYVPGENPIFMNEKMSKIEKDTVVRFIVVGARYVEVENEFQAVVSLEGDYLGPISQNSV encoded by the coding sequence ATGCTTCAGAAGGCAATTGTTATTCGCCTCATGGATGACTTTGCTGCCAAGAAGGCCTCAAAAAATCTTGGTTACTTTATGGCTCTCACTACATTGGAGAGGATTGGGGAAGGGAAAGTTCGAGAACACACTGGTGATGTGCTTTTCCCTGTGGAATTCAGCTGTGTTACCTTCAAGATATTCCGTGGAGAGATCTTGGAAGGGGTTGTTGACAAGATCTTGAAGCATGGTGTCTTTTTGAGAAGTGGCCCCACAGACAAGGTGTACCTCTCTCATCAGAAGATGGCGGATTATAAGTATGTGCCCGGAGAAAATCCAATCTTTATGAATGAGAAGATGTCTAAAATTGAGAAAGACACTGTGGTGCGTTTCATCGTGGTTGGAGCAAGGTATGTGGAGGTGGAGAATGAATTCCAAGCAGTCGTGAGCTTGGAGGGTGATTACCTTGGACCTATCTCACAAAACTCTGTTTAG